Proteins encoded in a region of the Leptolyngbya subtilissima AS-A7 genome:
- a CDS encoding Mut7-C RNAse domain-containing protein: protein MLQLIFRFYAELNDFLPADRKQVEFAHEINEPAAIKDVIESLGIPHPEVDLILVNGESVGFGYLAQDGDRIAVYPYFKQLDISPVSLVRPHPLVTTRFVLDVHLGKLATYLRLLGFDALYRNDYEDSDLAHLANREQRILLTQDRGLLKRSIVTHGYIVRSHIPETQTREVLERFCLQDAIAPLERCPRCNDTLLPVDKAEIADQLLPLTRLHYDEFARCQGCAQIYWKGAHYDRIQQLVNRVTQPTTPPP, encoded by the coding sequence ATGTTGCAGCTCATTTTCCGGTTCTATGCTGAGTTAAACGACTTTCTACCTGCCGATCGCAAGCAAGTAGAGTTTGCCCACGAGATCAACGAGCCCGCTGCTATTAAGGACGTAATCGAGTCCTTGGGTATCCCTCACCCAGAAGTGGATTTGATTTTGGTCAACGGCGAGTCTGTTGGCTTTGGCTATTTGGCTCAGGATGGCGATCGCATCGCTGTCTACCCCTACTTCAAGCAGCTTGATATCAGCCCGGTTTCGCTAGTGCGTCCTCACCCGCTGGTCACTACGCGGTTTGTGCTGGACGTGCATCTGGGCAAGCTAGCCACCTACCTGCGACTGCTGGGGTTCGATGCGCTTTACCGCAACGACTATGAGGATAGTGACCTAGCCCACCTTGCAAACCGAGAACAGCGCATTCTGCTCACCCAAGATCGAGGTCTCTTGAAGCGCAGTATTGTCACCCACGGGTACATTGTTCGCTCCCACATACCAGAGACCCAGACCCGAGAGGTGCTAGAGCGATTCTGCTTACAGGATGCCATTGCGCCCCTAGAGCGCTGCCCCCGCTGCAATGACACCCTGCTACCGGTCGACAAAGCAGAAATAGCGGATCAACTTCTGCCACTCACCCGCCTGCACTACGACGAGTTTGCCCGTTGCCAGGGCTGTGCTCAGATCTATTGGAAGGGGGCTCACTACGATCGCATTCAGCAGCTAGTCAACCGCGTGACCCAGCCAACGACCCCGCCCCCATAA
- the modA gene encoding molybdate ABC transporter substrate-binding protein, whose amino-acid sequence MTSIKGRRFLLRVCGGLAIALFAASCGPSAPTPNRAEPPAQTVELTVSAAASLQDVLEAITPQFHAAYPTIKISYNFGASGALQQQIEQGAPADIFFSAAAKQMDALAEKGLILKDSRQDVLTNSLVLIAPAQSQLAITDIAQLKDAEVGVVAVGEFRSVPAGQYAEQVFTKLNLLEALQPKLVFSNSVRGVLAAVESGNADVGMVYATDAALSERVKVLATATAASHQPIVYPIAVVSNSPNPDAAKTLIAFLQTPAARTKFKEFGFGVVAP is encoded by the coding sequence ATGACTTCAATCAAGGGCCGTAGATTTTTGCTTCGGGTTTGTGGGGGTCTAGCGATCGCTTTATTTGCCGCTAGCTGCGGTCCTTCTGCTCCAACACCTAACCGTGCCGAGCCCCCAGCGCAGACGGTCGAACTCACCGTATCGGCGGCGGCTAGTTTGCAAGATGTTTTAGAGGCCATCACACCGCAATTTCATGCGGCCTATCCCACGATTAAAATTAGCTATAACTTTGGTGCCTCGGGTGCCTTACAGCAGCAAATTGAGCAGGGTGCTCCAGCCGATATCTTCTTTTCTGCCGCTGCTAAACAGATGGATGCATTAGCTGAGAAGGGATTAATTCTGAAGGATTCTCGGCAGGATGTGTTGACGAATAGCCTGGTGCTGATTGCCCCAGCTCAGTCGCAACTTGCGATCACAGATATTGCCCAACTCAAAGATGCTGAGGTGGGCGTCGTTGCGGTAGGCGAGTTTCGCAGCGTGCCGGCAGGGCAGTATGCAGAGCAGGTGTTCACCAAGCTAAATTTGCTGGAGGCCTTGCAGCCCAAGCTGGTGTTTAGCAACAGCGTGCGGGGGGTGTTGGCCGCTGTAGAGAGCGGCAACGCCGACGTGGGCATGGTCTATGCCACCGATGCGGCCCTCTCGGAGCGAGTTAAGGTGTTGGCGACGGCGACCGCAGCAAGTCATCAACCGATTGTTTACCCGATCGCAGTCGTCAGCAATAGCCCTAACCCCGACGCCGCGAAGACATTGATCGCGTTTTTGCAGACCCCTGCGGCCCGAACTAAGTTTAAGGAATTTGGCTTTGGGGTTGTCGCTCCGTAA
- a CDS encoding phosphate/phosphite/phosphonate ABC transporter substrate-binding protein — MRGVSYLSPNLLWLYRAVGDYLGRRLGCSVDVMQGADDPLTDPDLVGDRWDLLFLCGLPLMRYAQRVPDQLRPLVAPVMDQARYGGQPVYFSDVVVRSDRPLHTWDDLAQTVFCYNDRGSHSGYSRMGYELHQRGLDWGFFGQKLESGSHLRSLHAILMGQADCAAIDSTVLDQALRDDPILGQKIRIITNLGPSPMPPIAISQRLGQDVLQTWQAALLQPDATLQQQLAQAGIQRFAAVDYSIYEPVLAMYEGSKGVGGEG; from the coding sequence ATGCGCGGTGTCTCCTACCTCTCCCCCAATCTGCTTTGGCTGTATCGGGCTGTGGGTGACTACCTCGGTCGTCGCTTGGGCTGCTCGGTGGATGTGATGCAGGGAGCCGATGATCCTCTGACCGATCCAGATCTGGTGGGCGATCGCTGGGATCTGCTCTTTCTCTGCGGCCTGCCCCTGATGCGCTATGCCCAGCGGGTTCCTGATCAGCTGCGGCCCCTGGTAGCTCCGGTGATGGATCAGGCTCGCTATGGTGGGCAGCCGGTGTACTTTTCAGATGTGGTGGTGCGGAGCGATCGCCCCTTGCATACCTGGGACGACCTGGCACAGACGGTATTTTGCTACAACGATCGCGGCTCTCACAGCGGCTACAGCCGGATGGGCTACGAGCTGCACCAGAGAGGACTAGACTGGGGATTCTTTGGGCAGAAGCTGGAATCGGGGAGCCATTTGCGATCGCTCCATGCCATTCTCATGGGCCAGGCTGACTGCGCTGCGATCGACAGCACCGTACTCGACCAGGCCCTGAGAGACGACCCCATCCTCGGCCAAAAGATCCGCATTATTACTAACCTCGGCCCCTCTCCCATGCCGCCCATTGCGATCTCTCAACGGTTGGGTCAGGACGTGCTGCAAACCTGGCAAGCAGCACTCCTTCAACCCGACGCCACGTTGCAGCAGCAGCTTGCCCAGGCTGGAATCCAGCGCTTTGCGGCAGTGGACTATAGCATCTATGAGCCGGTTTTGGCGATGTATGAGGGGAGTAAAGGAGTTGGGGGTGAAGGGTAG
- a CDS encoding LLM class flavin-dependent oxidoreductase, with translation MASQKKQAHLLGFIQHGVNSHATGMWRHPKDKVNWDWSRPPYWQHMARTMERGLFDAMFIADELAPYNNYEKSSDACVKYAVQCPTHEPSTLVPIITTATKHLGVGVTLSTAFEHPYSMVRRLSSLDHLSDGRIAWNIVSSYSKSEWDAYGAEMSDRGHRYERMEEYMELCYQLWDSWAPDAIVADKASGIFADPAKVKEINFEGEFFRSKGRSFCYRSPQGRPVLWQAGSSDRGRDFAAKHAEAIFAVHPNVDRMRQYSDDLNQRLIKTFNRPPGSVKLIYGLQCIVGESRAHAQEKYEQIRANIPLEGALAWISGHFGPDFSTYDLDEYVQNIEIPGIQGLFESIIYAKGGDPITVKEAALYYAMGMGMPITVGTASDIADTLEYYMDEGGADGFMLVATYTPGCFEEFVDLVVPELQRRGRYRTTYPGTTLRENLLAD, from the coding sequence ATGGCATCTCAGAAAAAGCAGGCCCATCTTTTAGGCTTCATTCAACATGGAGTAAACAGCCACGCCACCGGTATGTGGCGACATCCCAAAGACAAAGTTAATTGGGACTGGAGCCGCCCGCCCTACTGGCAACACATGGCCCGCACCATGGAGCGGGGGCTGTTTGATGCCATGTTTATTGCCGATGAGCTAGCCCCCTACAACAACTATGAAAAAAGCTCCGATGCCTGCGTGAAATATGCGGTGCAGTGCCCTACCCATGAGCCATCTACTCTGGTGCCCATCATTACGACGGCGACTAAACACCTAGGGGTTGGGGTAACGCTGTCCACTGCCTTCGAGCATCCTTACTCCATGGTCCGGCGGCTCTCTAGCCTCGATCATCTTTCCGACGGGCGCATTGCCTGGAATATTGTCAGTTCCTATTCCAAAAGCGAGTGGGATGCCTACGGGGCCGAAATGAGCGATCGCGGCCACCGCTACGAGCGCATGGAAGAGTACATGGAACTCTGCTACCAACTGTGGGATTCGTGGGCACCTGATGCCATTGTTGCTGATAAGGCCAGCGGCATTTTTGCCGACCCAGCTAAGGTAAAGGAGATCAACTTTGAAGGCGAGTTTTTCCGCAGCAAAGGGCGATCCTTCTGCTACCGATCGCCTCAAGGTCGTCCAGTGCTTTGGCAGGCCGGTTCCTCCGATCGGGGGCGCGACTTTGCCGCCAAACATGCCGAAGCCATTTTTGCCGTACACCCCAACGTCGATCGAATGCGGCAGTACAGCGACGACCTAAATCAGCGGCTGATCAAGACCTTTAACCGTCCCCCCGGCAGCGTCAAACTGATCTATGGCTTGCAGTGCATCGTAGGCGAATCTCGCGCCCATGCTCAGGAAAAGTACGAGCAAATTCGCGCCAATATTCCCCTAGAGGGTGCCCTCGCCTGGATCTCGGGCCACTTCGGCCCCGACTTTTCCACCTACGATCTCGACGAGTACGTGCAGAACATCGAAATCCCCGGCATCCAGGGCTTGTTTGAGAGCATTATCTACGCTAAGGGTGGCGACCCGATTACCGTAAAAGAAGCTGCCCTCTACTACGCCATGGGCATGGGTATGCCGATTACTGTGGGCACTGCTTCTGATATTGCCGACACTTTGGAATATTACATGGACGAAGGCGGTGCTGACGGGTTCATGCTAGTGGCCACCTACACCCCTGGCTGTTTTGAAGAATTTGTCGATTTAGTGGTGCCAGAACTCCAGCGGCGCGGACGCTACCGCACCACTTACCCCGGTACAACCTTGCGCGAAAACCTACTCGCTGATTGA
- a CDS encoding sodium:solute symporter family transporter, with amino-acid sequence MQEFEFVKASLTPAQGIFTLIALGLILLALANYVRVTLVKNTHDFVIAGRRLGFGFGVAGIISIWTWAMAVMMSSAMTYTYGTSGLWWFTVPNGLAVILIIPFARRLRAKMPHGYTIGEFISSRFDGAGLARVVMTAGLLFGALLAIIINLKGTSLVISTVFGVDQGTVAIITAIIVLAYTVLGGLWASISTSTLTTLFITVPTAFVVTAVLSQVGGAEFVWQTVASKSTDFLSVARPEAAVGFGITLALGLITATVVGQDFWQVVWGLREREVSRTFFWAGALFYPIPICLGILGLVGIALNVDLATHLNGDAAAVGPFVISHIGLPTWLILSYVFVILSACYSTIDGSLSAISSVAAVDVIKPFSPNISEHKLFSYTRLSMVIAALIATLVVLSGVDFVTIVLTTYAIRTAVLIPFMLAVFWDRMTAAGFFGGTVAAIAIGMPVHFTYGELPGSITILVISAIVPLVLGFQNQNRFDYDRLKKAADISDNSAPVNPIIPVNN; translated from the coding sequence ATGCAGGAATTTGAATTTGTGAAGGCGTCACTAACGCCAGCACAAGGGATTTTTACCTTAATTGCATTAGGGCTTATCTTGCTTGCCCTAGCGAATTATGTGCGAGTCACCCTTGTCAAAAACACCCACGACTTTGTGATTGCTGGTCGCAGATTGGGTTTTGGATTTGGAGTGGCAGGCATCATTTCAATTTGGACATGGGCGATGGCCGTGATGATGTCCTCTGCAATGACATATACATATGGGACTTCTGGACTCTGGTGGTTTACTGTTCCCAACGGTCTAGCGGTAATACTTATAATTCCATTCGCTAGACGATTGAGGGCGAAGATGCCGCACGGCTACACGATTGGAGAATTTATCAGTTCCCGCTTTGACGGAGCAGGTTTAGCACGTGTTGTGATGACAGCGGGTTTGTTGTTTGGCGCTTTGCTAGCCATCATTATTAACTTGAAGGGCACCTCGCTCGTAATCTCAACTGTATTTGGGGTTGACCAGGGTACAGTAGCTATCATTACGGCAATCATTGTTCTAGCCTATACAGTTTTGGGTGGGCTGTGGGCTTCTATCTCAACCTCTACTTTGACAACACTGTTCATTACCGTACCGACAGCTTTTGTCGTTACTGCCGTATTAAGCCAGGTTGGTGGAGCTGAGTTTGTTTGGCAAACAGTTGCTAGCAAAAGCACTGACTTTCTGTCAGTAGCTCGTCCAGAGGCCGCAGTTGGCTTTGGTATTACCCTGGCGCTTGGCCTGATCACAGCTACCGTCGTTGGGCAGGATTTTTGGCAAGTTGTTTGGGGTTTGAGGGAGAGAGAAGTAAGCCGTACCTTCTTTTGGGCTGGCGCGCTGTTCTACCCTATTCCTATTTGCCTTGGGATCCTAGGACTTGTAGGTATTGCTCTTAACGTGGATCTAGCAACCCATCTAAACGGCGATGCTGCCGCTGTTGGACCGTTTGTTATTTCTCACATCGGATTGCCTACCTGGCTGATTCTAAGCTATGTATTCGTGATTTTGTCGGCCTGTTATTCGACCATTGATGGTTCTCTTTCGGCAATTTCGTCCGTTGCAGCTGTTGATGTGATTAAGCCTTTTTCTCCCAATATTTCTGAGCACAAACTGTTTTCCTACACCAGGCTATCGATGGTGATTGCCGCCCTGATTGCGACGCTGGTTGTGTTAAGCGGTGTTGACTTTGTCACCATTGTTTTGACAACCTACGCGATTCGTACCGCTGTGCTAATTCCGTTTATGCTGGCGGTCTTTTGGGATCGAATGACAGCGGCTGGGTTTTTTGGGGGAACCGTTGCGGCGATCGCGATTGGGATGCCCGTTCACTTTACCTATGGTGAATTGCCAGGCAGCATCACCATTTTAGTTATTAGCGCAATTGTTCCATTAGTTCTAGGATTTCAAAATCAAAATCGATTCGACTACGATCGCCTCAAAAAAGCTGCAGATATTTCGGATAACTCTGCTCCCGTTAACCCAATCATTCCGGTTAACAACTAG
- a CDS encoding tetratricopeptide repeat protein, with product MLQDAQGLLVTTDSVQAVTAIDQFIDQALTYGDQAETTILKAIEADGNCAIAHAYAAAYYLSQENRTDRLRARPYLNRALARLASASPREQGYIHGIAAWARGHIRQAIAYQTALVQAFPQDLLAVQQAQYHYFYQGESQGLLEVALAALPAHPEHPLLYSMVAFGLEQCHQYDQAEALGRRATELRRHNPWAHHAVAHVLDVQGHHRENIDWMEANADTWRGCNSMLYTHNWWHVALAYLAQGDTATVLRLYDQHVWGLARRHTPKDQVGAISLLLRLELAGVSVGNRWRSLAKPLRARLQEHALPFQDLHYVYGLARGDRNDYAATMIDDMVRHAHRQDELTKTRWLKLAVPAAQGLVAHANGDWVGAIAHLRPVLPHLYRLGGSHTQQTLFKQVYRHAVEQQAQAPQQFALRQALA from the coding sequence ATGCTTCAAGACGCTCAAGGCTTGCTGGTCACCACTGATTCTGTTCAAGCGGTGACCGCTATTGACCAATTTATCGACCAGGCGCTGACCTACGGCGACCAGGCAGAGACGACGATTCTCAAGGCGATTGAGGCAGACGGCAACTGTGCGATCGCCCATGCCTACGCGGCCGCTTATTACCTCAGCCAAGAAAACCGCACCGATCGGCTGCGTGCCAGACCTTACCTCAACCGAGCGCTAGCCAGATTAGCGTCGGCATCGCCGCGAGAGCAGGGCTATATTCACGGTATTGCGGCCTGGGCTAGGGGCCACATTCGGCAGGCGATCGCTTATCAAACTGCTCTAGTGCAGGCCTTCCCGCAGGATTTGCTGGCGGTGCAGCAGGCCCAGTACCACTACTTTTATCAGGGAGAGAGCCAGGGGTTGCTAGAAGTTGCCCTGGCGGCCCTTCCGGCACATCCCGAACACCCGTTGCTCTACAGCATGGTGGCCTTTGGCCTAGAGCAGTGCCACCAGTATGACCAGGCCGAAGCGCTGGGCCGACGGGCCACAGAGCTGCGCCGCCACAACCCCTGGGCGCACCACGCCGTAGCCCACGTGCTTGATGTCCAGGGTCACCACCGCGAAAACATTGACTGGATGGAGGCCAACGCCGACACCTGGCGCGGCTGTAACTCGATGCTTTATACCCACAATTGGTGGCACGTGGCCCTGGCTTATCTAGCCCAAGGCGACACCGCCACGGTGCTCAGACTCTATGACCAGCACGTATGGGGACTGGCCCGCAGGCACACCCCCAAAGACCAGGTAGGGGCAATTTCGCTACTGCTGCGGCTAGAGCTAGCGGGGGTATCGGTGGGTAATCGCTGGCGATCGCTGGCCAAACCGCTGCGAGCGCGTCTGCAAGAGCATGCCCTGCCTTTTCAAGACCTGCACTATGTCTATGGCCTGGCCCGAGGCGATCGCAACGACTATGCCGCCACCATGATCGACGACATGGTCCGCCACGCCCATCGCCAGGATGAGCTGACCAAAACACGCTGGCTCAAACTGGCTGTTCCCGCTGCTCAGGGGTTAGTGGCCCACGCTAATGGGGATTGGGTGGGGGCGATCGCCCACCTGCGCCCCGTGCTGCCACACCTCTATCGCCTGGGGGGCAGCCACACGCAACAGACCTTGTTTAAGCAAGTGTATCGTCACGCTGTAGAGCAGCAGGCCCAGGCTCCGCAGCAGTTTGCCCTGCGGCAGGCGCTAGCATAG
- a CDS encoding SDR family oxidoreductase, protein MTSPVVIVTGCSSGIGKALCQAFHQRGCQVVATARRLEAIDDLKAQGILTLPLDVTDPATMKSVVDTVLAQVGRIDILVNNAGFGQFGPLMDLSPAQIQAQFRTNVLAPLELVQRVAPAMKEQRSGTIVNIGSISGIVTTPFSGAYSASKAALHSLSEALRMELAPFGIHVVTVQPGAIQSNFGQAASQGLTGVLSPNSWYAPLESKIRARAVLSQANATPVHDFAEQLVALVMKPHPPVTVRLGRKSRWLPLLKQLLPPKLMDFLLKRQFGLTQMPR, encoded by the coding sequence ATGACCTCTCCCGTCGTCATCGTCACCGGCTGTTCATCGGGCATTGGCAAAGCGTTATGTCAGGCGTTTCATCAGCGGGGCTGCCAGGTTGTGGCCACAGCCAGACGGCTAGAGGCCATAGATGACTTGAAAGCCCAAGGCATTCTTACCCTGCCGCTCGACGTCACTGACCCAGCGACTATGAAGTCGGTCGTTGACACCGTTTTAGCCCAGGTCGGTCGAATCGATATTTTGGTCAACAATGCGGGCTTTGGCCAGTTTGGCCCACTAATGGATCTCAGTCCGGCGCAGATTCAGGCCCAGTTTCGCACCAATGTACTGGCCCCTCTAGAGCTGGTGCAGCGAGTGGCTCCGGCGATGAAGGAGCAGCGATCGGGCACCATCGTCAACATCGGCAGTATCTCGGGGATAGTTACAACGCCGTTTTCTGGGGCTTATAGCGCGTCAAAAGCAGCCTTGCACAGCCTGTCGGAGGCGCTGCGGATGGAGCTAGCCCCGTTTGGCATCCACGTAGTTACTGTGCAGCCCGGTGCCATCCAATCGAACTTTGGCCAAGCTGCGAGTCAGGGATTGACCGGGGTGCTCTCGCCAAACTCGTGGTACGCGCCGCTGGAGTCGAAGATTCGCGCCAGGGCGGTGCTGTCTCAAGCCAATGCTACGCCTGTCCACGACTTTGCCGAACAGCTGGTGGCACTGGTGATGAAGCCTCATCCACCCGTGACAGTCCGACTAGGGAGAAAAAGCAGGTGGTTGCCGTTGCTCAAGCAGCTGTTGCCGCCCAAACTGATGGATTTTCTACTCAAGCGACAGTTTGGGCTCACACAAATGCCGCGATGA
- a CDS encoding methionine ABC transporter permease — protein sequence MDAQLLSNLWTATLETLYMVSVSSLLAAVFGLPLGLLLVITGARGFLPNPLVNQGLGWVINGVRSLPFIILLVAILPLTRLIVGTTIGSTAALVPLTLSAIPFFARVAETALLEVDPGLVEAAEAMGCSYWDIVRKVLIPESRPALVLGLTLMVISLVGNSAMAGVVGGGGLGDLAIRYGFQRFDTRVMVYTVVILIALVQLIQWFGDGVAYRLRRTGNVAPSPGWTNPLARLRKT from the coding sequence ATGGACGCACAGCTGCTGAGCAATTTGTGGACAGCAACCCTTGAGACGCTCTATATGGTGAGCGTTTCGTCGCTGCTGGCGGCGGTGTTTGGCTTACCCCTGGGGCTGCTGCTGGTGATTACGGGAGCCAGGGGCTTTTTGCCGAACCCATTGGTAAACCAGGGGCTGGGTTGGGTGATCAATGGGGTGCGATCGCTGCCCTTCATCATCTTGCTGGTGGCGATTTTGCCCCTCACCCGCTTAATCGTTGGCACAACCATTGGCAGCACCGCCGCCTTGGTACCTCTTACCCTCTCAGCCATTCCTTTTTTTGCCCGTGTGGCCGAAACTGCCCTCCTCGAAGTTGACCCAGGCCTGGTGGAAGCCGCCGAAGCCATGGGCTGTAGCTACTGGGATATCGTTCGCAAGGTGTTAATTCCAGAGTCACGGCCCGCTTTGGTGCTGGGTTTGACCCTGATGGTCATTAGTCTGGTGGGCAACTCGGCGATGGCTGGGGTCGTAGGCGGTGGCGGTTTAGGCGATCTAGCAATTCGCTACGGCTTCCAGCGCTTTGACACGCGGGTGATGGTGTACACGGTGGTCATTTTGATTGCCTTGGTGCAGCTGATTCAGTGGTTTGGCGACGGCGTGGCCTACCGGCTGCGCCGTACCGGCAATGTAGCGCCCTCCCCCGGTTGGACCAATCCCTTGGCGCGGCTGCGAAAGACCTAG